A single genomic interval of Rosistilla ulvae harbors:
- a CDS encoding YHS domain-containing protein, translating to MRSSNPVICVLLAVATLTSFASAADDTLATKKCKCPVAGTEFTVVDAAASTQYKDAKVYFCCPGCMKRFVADQKKYAAKANLQLFVTGQAKQVHCPFAGRDANSDQSVTVDNHKVAFCCGGCKGKAAAAEGDAQLEMLFGEKAFKTGFEVVKK from the coding sequence ATGCGCTCTTCCAATCCTGTCATTTGCGTTCTGTTGGCTGTTGCCACACTCACCAGCTTTGCCAGCGCGGCTGACGACACGCTTGCGACCAAGAAGTGCAAGTGCCCCGTTGCCGGGACCGAATTCACCGTCGTCGATGCCGCCGCATCGACGCAGTACAAGGATGCGAAGGTCTACTTCTGCTGCCCTGGCTGCATGAAGCGATTTGTCGCCGATCAAAAGAAATACGCAGCCAAAGCGAACTTGCAGTTGTTCGTCACCGGCCAGGCCAAACAGGTCCATTGCCCATTCGCTGGCCGCGATGCGAACTCCGATCAATCGGTCACCGTCGACAACCACAAAGTTGCGTTCTGCTGTGGCGGCTGCAAAGGCAAAGCAGCGGCAGCCGAAGGAGACGCTCAGCTGGAAATGCTGTTCGGTGAAAAAGCGTTCAAGACCGGCTTCGAAGTCGTCAAGAAGTAA
- a CDS encoding OmpA family protein has translation MRTTNQTIALLWVCCLTAGLAGCTQNPRLASNPGAAWPGGQPGVAMAADPNSLQAAQAQLADLERRVRHLDDNNRQLHTQLAQAEQQSQVYKDEVNLMRTQLAEVTGRMQEAHLAAADAQQQFQGLQASSRFRGGATITPNTNLRQAASQLSLGGLPVSFENEAIRIRIPSDQLFQRNSAQIAGNAAAMLDPIAAAIQQNFPRQKIGIEGYTDDQQLYGGMYGSNHQLSAAQASAVFEHLTRRNNLPPQQLFTLAQGSNYPRGDNTTAVGRAANRRVEIVIYPETF, from the coding sequence ATGCGTACAACCAATCAAACGATCGCCTTGCTTTGGGTCTGTTGTCTTACAGCAGGTTTGGCTGGCTGTACGCAGAACCCTCGCTTAGCCAGCAACCCCGGCGCGGCATGGCCCGGCGGGCAGCCTGGAGTTGCGATGGCCGCCGATCCGAATTCGCTGCAAGCGGCGCAAGCCCAGTTGGCCGATCTCGAACGCCGCGTCCGGCACTTGGACGATAACAACCGCCAACTGCATACACAACTCGCCCAAGCCGAACAGCAGTCGCAGGTCTACAAAGACGAAGTCAATCTGATGCGGACTCAGTTGGCCGAAGTCACCGGTCGGATGCAGGAGGCGCACCTCGCCGCCGCCGATGCTCAACAGCAGTTCCAGGGCCTGCAGGCTTCCAGCCGCTTCCGTGGCGGCGCGACGATCACGCCCAACACCAATCTCCGCCAAGCGGCCAGCCAATTGAGCCTGGGCGGGTTGCCTGTCTCGTTCGAAAACGAAGCGATCCGGATTCGCATTCCTTCGGACCAATTGTTCCAACGCAATTCAGCTCAGATCGCCGGCAACGCCGCCGCGATGCTCGATCCCATTGCAGCCGCAATTCAGCAGAACTTTCCCCGCCAAAAGATTGGCATCGAAGGTTACACCGACGACCAGCAGTTGTACGGCGGAATGTATGGCAGCAACCATCAACTCTCCGCCGCCCAAGCTTCAGCGGTCTTCGAGCATCTAACGCGACGTAACAATCTGCCACCGCAGCAATTGTTCACGCTCGCGCAAGGATCCAATTACCCCCGTGGCGACAATACAACCGCCGTCGGCCGCGCCGCCAACCGCCGTGTCGAAATCGTGATATATCCCGAGACGTTTTAA
- the coaE gene encoding dephospho-CoA kinase (Dephospho-CoA kinase (CoaE) performs the final step in coenzyme A biosynthesis.) has translation MIVIGIIGPPAGGKSTIAGTLAEQGAAWINADRLAHAALRMGRVKNKLREHFGDSIFNAAGAVQRSALAAKVFGDDPTSRRQLEYIEGVLHPVVGQLATRKLQRLAAQQQSVVVIDAPLLIEANWHFQCDEIWYVDSPWELRIQWIAKRSWTPEQLRQREARQLSLAEKRRYATRILDNSQGPPHTRRQILALWSQLTN, from the coding sequence ATGATTGTGATTGGAATCATCGGCCCGCCTGCGGGCGGAAAATCCACCATTGCGGGGACCCTTGCGGAACAGGGGGCAGCATGGATCAATGCCGACCGCTTGGCTCACGCTGCGCTGCGGATGGGTCGGGTAAAGAATAAGCTTCGCGAACACTTTGGCGATTCTATTTTTAATGCCGCCGGCGCGGTCCAGCGATCCGCATTGGCAGCGAAAGTTTTTGGGGATGACCCTACCAGTAGACGGCAGTTAGAATATATTGAAGGCGTGCTACATCCGGTCGTTGGGCAGTTGGCGACCCGGAAATTGCAACGTCTAGCTGCTCAACAGCAGTCCGTGGTCGTAATCGATGCACCGCTGTTGATCGAAGCGAATTGGCATTTCCAATGCGATGAAATTTGGTATGTCGATTCTCCGTGGGAATTGCGGATCCAATGGATTGCTAAGCGATCTTGGACGCCTGAACAACTTCGCCAACGCGAAGCGCGTCAGCTATCGCTAGCGGAGAAACGAAGGTACGCAACGCGGATCCTCGATAACTCCCAGGGGCCTCCTCACACCAGGCGGCAGATACTTGCTCTCTGGAGTCAGCTAACCAATTAA
- the rho gene encoding transcription termination factor Rho, translated as MEPRKPNRQNSSRPLQRGRNQSFGGGGARPRHPDAEVDQRIRELDAERDPLSLPEEIVVEATRAGGSVGVPQQRSDNAPMNLAQLQLLSREELVALAEAEGVTDIEKCSRLDLSFSVLKRRMANNGLMYGEGTLEILPDGFGFLRSPDAHYISCPDDIYVSPSQIRRFGLQTGSSVAGQIRPPKENERYFALLRVEAINRRDPMDRQRNIRFEDLTPLHPNSRIIMETDAHEMSSRVIDLLAPIGFGQRGLIVSPPRAGKTVLMQKMARSVLENYPDAYVIVLLVDERPEEVTDMEREVKGPHCEVISSTFDEPPARHIQVAQMVIEKAKRMVEYGIDVVIFLDSITRLGRAYNSEGGGTGKLLSGGLDAGALQKPKAFFGSARKLEEGGSLTILATALVDTGSRMDDVIFEEFKGTGNMEIVLDRNLVDRRIWPSIDPGRSGTRREEMLMDDEEHRRISILRRVMAELNPPEAMDMLIKQLKKTQNNAEFLLSLKEVD; from the coding sequence ATGGAACCTCGCAAACCCAATCGCCAAAATTCGTCTCGCCCACTGCAACGCGGCCGCAATCAGAGCTTTGGTGGTGGTGGTGCGCGACCACGTCATCCCGACGCCGAGGTCGATCAACGCATCCGAGAACTCGACGCCGAGCGCGACCCGCTGTCGCTGCCCGAAGAGATCGTCGTCGAAGCAACCCGCGCCGGCGGTTCGGTCGGCGTGCCGCAACAACGCAGCGACAACGCACCGATGAACCTGGCGCAGCTGCAGCTGCTGTCGCGAGAGGAACTTGTCGCTTTGGCGGAGGCCGAAGGGGTGACCGACATCGAAAAGTGCAGCCGTTTGGATCTCAGCTTCAGCGTGCTCAAGCGCCGCATGGCCAATAACGGTTTGATGTACGGGGAAGGGACGCTGGAGATTCTGCCCGACGGATTTGGGTTCTTGCGCAGCCCCGACGCTCACTATATCTCCTGCCCGGACGACATCTACGTCTCCCCAAGCCAGATCCGCCGTTTTGGTTTGCAGACCGGCAGCTCGGTCGCCGGACAGATTCGGCCTCCGAAGGAGAACGAACGCTATTTCGCCCTGCTCCGCGTCGAAGCGATCAACCGCCGCGATCCGATGGACCGCCAGCGGAACATTCGCTTTGAAGACCTGACTCCACTGCATCCCAATTCCCGGATCATCATGGAGACCGATGCCCATGAGATGTCCTCGCGGGTCATCGATCTGTTGGCGCCAATCGGATTTGGCCAACGCGGTTTGATCGTCAGTCCGCCGCGAGCCGGTAAGACCGTCTTGATGCAAAAGATGGCCCGTTCGGTTCTGGAAAACTATCCCGACGCCTACGTGATCGTACTCCTTGTCGACGAGCGGCCCGAAGAGGTCACCGACATGGAGCGGGAGGTCAAAGGCCCGCATTGCGAAGTGATCAGCAGCACGTTCGACGAACCACCAGCGCGACACATCCAAGTCGCTCAGATGGTGATCGAGAAGGCTAAGCGAATGGTCGAATACGGCATCGACGTCGTGATCTTCCTCGATTCGATCACACGCCTGGGCCGCGCTTACAATTCCGAGGGTGGCGGCACCGGCAAACTCCTTTCCGGCGGTTTGGACGCCGGCGCGTTGCAGAAACCCAAAGCCTTCTTCGGATCGGCTCGCAAACTGGAAGAGGGTGGATCGCTGACGATCCTCGCAACCGCACTTGTCGACACCGGCAGCCGCATGGACGACGTGATCTTTGAAGAATTCAAAGGGACCGGCAACATGGAAATCGTGCTGGATCGCAATCTGGTCGATCGACGGATCTGGCCTTCGATCGACCCAGGCCGCAGCGGCACGCGACGCGAGGAGATGTTGATGGATGACGAAGAGCATCGTCGGATCAGCATCTTGCGGCGCGTGATGGCGGAATTGAATCCGCCCGAAGCGATGGACATGCTGATCAAACAACTCAAGAAGACCCAAAACAACGCTGAGTTTTTGCTCAGCCTCAAGGAAGTCGATTGA
- the ribH gene encoding 6,7-dimethyl-8-ribityllumazine synthase, which produces MKTEINGTQGPLPEGKVAIVVSRYNESITGQLLQGARETLQAAGLAEEDIQVIWVSGAWELPLPTSYAARRKETLAVITLGAVIKGETTHDEHINRSVCNALMDIGLATGKPVLLGLLTCNTVDQAIQRAGGNMGNKGSECAEAALEMIRVVDQMQDQGTPKVGFHR; this is translated from the coding sequence ATGAAGACAGAGATTAACGGAACTCAAGGCCCTCTGCCCGAAGGCAAGGTCGCCATCGTGGTATCGCGGTACAACGAATCGATCACCGGTCAATTGCTGCAAGGAGCCCGCGAGACGCTGCAGGCAGCCGGGCTCGCCGAAGAAGACATCCAAGTGATCTGGGTCTCGGGAGCGTGGGAACTGCCGCTGCCGACCTCTTACGCCGCGCGTCGCAAAGAAACGCTGGCGGTGATCACTCTGGGGGCGGTGATCAAAGGGGAAACAACGCACGACGAACACATCAACCGCAGCGTCTGCAACGCATTGATGGACATCGGCCTAGCGACGGGCAAACCGGTCCTGTTAGGGCTGCTGACCTGTAACACCGTCGATCAAGCGATCCAACGCGCCGGTGGCAACATGGGGAACAAGGGATCCGAATGTGCCGAAGCGGCGCTCGAAATGATCCGCGTCGTCGACCAGATGCAAGACCAAGGGACTCCCAAAGTCGGCTTCCATCGTTAG
- a CDS encoding transglutaminase domain-containing protein: MSHASAPPNQVAAGVEARQPETRMQAILLTVGYGLSAMLLSSAVASPAAVLAAGIGTVAGVWLYRWHVGQSLRNVVPASIGMALIVVGLVGPALLGRWWLVPSLIGIPATLIAIQGMTLAMLAIGVVLLVRSISRSSRAFSMLDPVVMIAAICLRFAAHRNYHWGNPRFLADWAGIQGYELPTLFALLGLAALTTGLIANMRRTTGRHAATSVLTLLALFVLLLWIGGRFLRNPTPEFIEPPGGLRAIGSSDGGGEANESGDSGAEGGGGSRAAGGASSGGSGSQGGGASSASRGSSVDDDPLPSASSQQKTPQPIALVLLEEDIQPYEKIWYFRQTSVSLFNGKRLVVAADDRFDTDIPSSFSNEEVFIGGIPLPEDMHRIVPTVVNLVAEQPRPFGLPSMISFAPLPNPDPQYFRQSYRATSCVLIDPVVDEEVFDLYANLFYCAPGDSDWDDPVWAHYTKAPDDPRYKALADEIVEKQTTADLEDDLENSPMIKALSIQRWLEKNTTYSEDPKFEDPHNNPAEQFLFGARHGYCVHIAHASVYLMRSLGIPARIGTGYMVPTERSGKSSAILIQSTDAHAWAEIYLEAAGWVIIDAMPEKIDESTQVPPEPDKTVSQFLADKARKKDQRKKQVQEAVQPPRGFPLRMVHLPWALLAAIVLLYAAKAWILLSPRFAADQELIRVTQRATILQLAETGVQREYGETQTEFAARVTSIYPEFAKLTEFHLRQRYGHGSRLARQTCLEVQRRTKRRIRQVSGLPRWIIGRLDPRFWTLLR; encoded by the coding sequence ATGAGTCACGCAAGCGCCCCGCCGAACCAAGTTGCCGCTGGCGTCGAAGCACGGCAGCCTGAAACTCGCATGCAGGCGATCCTGCTGACCGTCGGGTACGGCTTGTCGGCGATGCTGCTCAGTTCCGCAGTCGCCAGTCCCGCCGCGGTGCTCGCCGCTGGGATCGGTACCGTCGCGGGAGTCTGGCTGTACCGCTGGCACGTTGGCCAATCGCTGCGGAATGTCGTGCCGGCGTCGATCGGCATGGCGTTGATCGTGGTCGGGTTGGTGGGGCCGGCACTGCTGGGGCGTTGGTGGTTGGTGCCGTCTCTGATTGGCATTCCGGCGACGTTGATCGCGATACAAGGGATGACGCTGGCGATGTTGGCGATCGGCGTCGTGCTGTTGGTTCGATCGATCAGCCGGAGCAGCCGCGCGTTTTCGATGCTCGACCCAGTGGTCATGATCGCGGCGATCTGTCTGCGGTTCGCCGCTCACCGAAACTATCACTGGGGGAACCCGCGTTTCCTCGCCGACTGGGCCGGGATCCAGGGCTACGAGCTTCCGACGCTGTTCGCCTTGCTTGGACTCGCCGCGTTGACGACTGGGCTGATCGCCAACATGCGACGGACGACGGGGCGGCATGCCGCGACGTCGGTGCTGACACTGTTGGCACTGTTCGTTCTGCTGCTGTGGATCGGCGGTCGATTCTTGCGAAACCCAACGCCCGAGTTCATCGAGCCTCCAGGCGGCTTGCGTGCCATCGGATCATCCGATGGCGGTGGAGAGGCGAACGAATCCGGCGACTCGGGAGCTGAAGGGGGCGGTGGATCGAGAGCGGCTGGCGGGGCAAGTTCCGGCGGTTCGGGTTCCCAGGGTGGCGGAGCCTCTTCCGCGTCGCGAGGATCATCGGTCGATGACGATCCGCTTCCCTCGGCCTCTTCCCAGCAGAAGACTCCGCAACCGATCGCCTTGGTCTTGCTGGAAGAAGACATTCAGCCCTACGAGAAGATCTGGTATTTTCGTCAGACGTCCGTCAGTCTCTTCAACGGCAAGCGATTGGTGGTGGCGGCCGACGATCGGTTCGACACCGATATTCCCAGCAGCTTTTCCAACGAGGAGGTTTTCATCGGCGGGATTCCGCTGCCCGAAGACATGCACCGGATCGTCCCGACGGTTGTCAATCTGGTCGCCGAGCAACCGCGGCCGTTTGGGTTGCCGAGCATGATTTCGTTTGCCCCGCTTCCGAATCCCGACCCGCAGTACTTTCGGCAGTCCTATCGCGCGACAAGTTGCGTGTTGATCGATCCGGTTGTCGACGAGGAGGTCTTCGACTTATACGCGAACTTGTTTTATTGCGCTCCCGGCGACTCCGACTGGGACGATCCCGTGTGGGCTCACTACACCAAAGCTCCCGACGATCCCCGCTACAAAGCGTTGGCCGACGAGATCGTTGAAAAGCAGACGACCGCCGACTTGGAAGACGATCTGGAAAACTCCCCCATGATCAAGGCGTTGTCGATCCAACGTTGGCTGGAGAAGAACACGACGTATTCGGAAGACCCGAAATTCGAAGACCCACACAACAATCCGGCTGAACAGTTTCTGTTTGGCGCTCGCCATGGCTATTGCGTTCACATCGCCCACGCGAGTGTCTACCTGATGCGTTCGCTGGGCATTCCGGCTCGGATCGGCACCGGGTACATGGTCCCCACCGAACGCAGTGGCAAGTCGTCGGCGATCTTGATTCAATCGACCGATGCGCACGCCTGGGCGGAGATTTATCTGGAGGCCGCGGGTTGGGTGATCATCGATGCGATGCCCGAGAAGATCGACGAATCGACGCAGGTACCCCCAGAACCAGATAAAACGGTCAGCCAATTCCTGGCCGACAAGGCGAGGAAGAAGGACCAGCGTAAGAAGCAGGTCCAAGAAGCGGTCCAGCCGCCGCGTGGCTTTCCGTTGCGGATGGTCCATCTGCCCTGGGCGTTGTTAGCTGCGATCGTGTTGTTGTATGCCGCCAAGGCTTGGATCCTGCTGTCGCCTCGCTTCGCCGCCGATCAGGAACTGATCCGCGTCACCCAGCGGGCGACGATCTTGCAGTTGGCTGAAACGGGAGTGCAGCGAGAGTATGGCGAAACGCAAACGGAGTTTGCCGCACGGGTGACGTCAATCTATCCGGAGTTTGCCAAGCTGACCGAGTTTCATCTTCGACAACGCTACGGCCACGGCAGTCGACTAGCCCGACAAACCTGTTTGGAAGTGCAGCGACGAACCAAACGCCGCATCCGCCAGGTCAGCGGATTGCCGCGATGGATCATCGGTCGCCTGGATCCACGCTTCTGGACGCTGTTGCGCTAG
- a CDS encoding DUF58 domain-containing protein: protein MKRSLRACFDWIPLTARGAVSIVVAGVALRYLALQEHDRLLLAACVGGLFVIAVMALAVLATGLWLRFRNLPVPDRIDAMESVQCETGLTLPLLASIPCVVVNIRWLNCDGVQVDLSRGRDGCHETIRASQRMQRSEIVRQFEVGDVFGLSSVKFCRTFAQAVRVEPMPAAGCSIAQVRRDQQGDDLVHPNGKPHGDLVEMRHYRPGDPLKLVLWKHYARTRQLLVRQPENSIASMSQTIACFVAGPGDQASAGVARTIVTELKQAGEEILFQADGSAAATDSSAEAIEQIILSADARQSGGGIVAGIGSTIQDHVIKHCVAFVPSQPGAWIDRVVAGQTASQLQIDAIIGVDEPAPPRRHRFFPSWAFHRDPGDMIQLQQVQAVVDRLSAAGISTRIIHRRSGHAWSTAGYRGEVA from the coding sequence GTGAAACGCTCTCTTCGGGCGTGCTTCGACTGGATCCCACTGACCGCGCGCGGTGCAGTCTCGATTGTCGTGGCCGGAGTCGCGCTGCGGTATCTGGCGCTGCAAGAGCATGATCGTTTGCTGTTGGCGGCTTGTGTGGGCGGGTTGTTTGTGATCGCGGTGATGGCGTTAGCTGTATTGGCGACCGGGCTGTGGTTGCGATTTCGTAATCTGCCGGTTCCCGATCGGATCGACGCGATGGAGTCGGTCCAGTGCGAGACCGGATTGACGCTGCCGTTGCTCGCGTCGATTCCTTGTGTCGTCGTTAATATTCGTTGGCTGAATTGCGACGGCGTGCAGGTCGATTTGTCGCGCGGTCGCGACGGTTGTCACGAAACCATCCGTGCCAGCCAACGGATGCAGCGCAGCGAGATCGTGCGGCAGTTCGAAGTCGGCGACGTGTTTGGATTGAGCAGCGTGAAGTTTTGCAGAACCTTTGCGCAAGCCGTCCGCGTCGAACCGATGCCTGCCGCCGGATGCAGCATCGCGCAGGTTCGTCGCGACCAACAGGGCGATGACTTGGTTCATCCCAATGGCAAACCGCATGGCGACCTGGTTGAAATGCGACATTATCGGCCGGGGGATCCGTTGAAATTGGTGCTTTGGAAACACTATGCGCGGACGCGGCAATTGTTGGTCCGGCAACCGGAGAATTCGATCGCCAGCATGTCGCAAACCATCGCGTGTTTTGTTGCGGGGCCTGGCGACCAGGCATCGGCTGGCGTCGCCCGAACGATCGTGACCGAATTGAAGCAGGCGGGCGAAGAGATCTTGTTCCAAGCCGATGGATCGGCGGCGGCAACCGATAGTTCAGCCGAAGCGATCGAGCAGATCATTCTGTCGGCCGACGCGCGGCAGAGCGGTGGTGGGATCGTCGCGGGGATCGGATCGACGATCCAAGACCATGTGATCAAACATTGCGTCGCGTTTGTTCCGAGCCAACCGGGAGCTTGGATCGATCGGGTCGTCGCCGGCCAGACTGCGTCGCAGTTGCAGATCGATGCGATCATCGGCGTCGATGAACCGGCGCCGCCGCGACGCCATCGCTTCTTTCCCTCGTGGGCGTTTCATCGCGATCCGGGCGACATGATTCAATTGCAGCAAGTGCAGGCCGTGGTCGACCGGTTGTCGGCCGCTGGGATCTCGACACGGATCATCCATCGACGCTCGGGGCACGCGTGGTCGACCGCCGGATATCGAGGAGAGGTCGCATGA
- a CDS encoding AAA family ATPase translates to MQTVTTLSDVSQVYRSLKASCEAEVQGRSDVIDLILIALFADGHVLLEDHPGSGKTTLAKALGNCIHRPSDADPRFAAFRRIQFTPDLLPSDVTGTTVFDPNQNQLTYHPGPVFANVVLADEINRTSPKVQSSMLEAMAEKQVTVDNVTHPLEETFLVIATQNPLDQAGTYPLPKAQLDRFLFKVRMTFLSREHELEVLAMKYPQCRFDSFVAAELIDAPMREIRPETIAQARQVIQREVKIDRSITEALVEIAGRLRDEPRVAQGISTRALVVTIPALQARAMMQGRDFVSPDDIKSLAFPIFSHRLELQPGISSGDLVVEQVMLPVIESLCRKSIR, encoded by the coding sequence GTGCAAACGGTTACGACCCTTTCGGATGTCTCCCAAGTTTATCGATCGCTCAAGGCATCCTGCGAAGCGGAGGTGCAAGGGCGTTCCGATGTGATCGATCTGATTCTGATCGCATTGTTCGCCGACGGACACGTGCTGCTGGAAGACCATCCCGGATCGGGAAAGACGACGCTGGCCAAAGCGCTTGGCAATTGCATCCATCGTCCTTCCGATGCCGATCCACGCTTCGCGGCGTTCCGCCGGATTCAATTCACCCCCGACCTGCTGCCATCGGATGTGACCGGCACGACGGTCTTCGATCCCAATCAAAATCAACTGACCTATCACCCCGGCCCCGTTTTTGCCAACGTCGTCTTGGCCGATGAAATCAACCGCACCAGCCCCAAGGTACAGTCGTCGATGCTGGAAGCGATGGCTGAAAAACAGGTGACGGTCGACAACGTGACGCATCCGTTGGAAGAGACGTTCCTGGTGATCGCGACGCAAAATCCACTGGACCAAGCTGGCACCTATCCGCTTCCCAAAGCCCAGCTCGATCGCTTCTTATTCAAGGTTCGGATGACGTTCCTGTCGCGGGAGCACGAATTGGAAGTGCTGGCGATGAAGTACCCGCAGTGTCGCTTCGATTCGTTTGTTGCGGCGGAATTGATCGATGCGCCGATGCGAGAGATCCGTCCCGAAACGATCGCCCAGGCGCGGCAGGTGATCCAACGGGAGGTCAAAATCGATCGCTCGATCACCGAAGCGTTGGTCGAGATCGCCGGGCGTTTGCGCGACGAACCACGAGTCGCGCAAGGGATCTCGACTCGCGCTCTGGTCGTCACGATCCCGGCACTCCAGGCGCGGGCGATGATGCAAGGGCGCGACTTCGTTTCCCCCGACGACATCAAATCGCTCGCGTTTCCGATCTTCAGCCATCGCTTGGAACTGCAACCGGGCATCTCCAGCGGCGACCTGGTTGTCGAACAGGTGATGTTGCCGGTGATCGAATCGTTATGCCGCAAGTCGATCCGATGA
- a CDS encoding tetratricopeptide repeat protein: protein MNCTHKTITTFAPRLILDGVLLLIACFVVGCDSETDIYPPAPFEHVGEGFPEIIALTSEPLVDDQPAFDEYWERRSAVFEKARDETILAGAPEIEKDLFDAAHDENFALARKLADQVLQENPDSLVGLYAMAHVEAYAENDFAYALNSIRRARAQAEAMGRRNPRDPIGQEWYIWILATEWHILFSLDRSEEVIAAAERIEQIYAPVPWMKDFSLIKLERFDEARAEIAKYRGLGTFDLDADNSVMVIEDKLKRRESSLEAARAMCQRFPERRVLQYNLGLAAISNASFAEAEQAFLAAAAATDDSASTTPYVPLAALLVQQGRFPEALDALKQAQIDRGQREPYTLHNDEANTNLAIASVLLAYNEADLALRFARRATESPDRAGSTSINERELRISDGLVLWTIQKYAREELQEQLSIGAVPSGAALAQLASLQTALWQTKQKFTSELIHSLTVDLVRPHRAGGIGIESQILSWHQFMLLDLIPLGVLEVALSAAEKGETPDWVSPYQQAIRAGIRMRKHDDAEALRLATAALEKLPPRAEKVFRGFVAAIAGQAAWRLDQPDEAIGHWSTAMRDFPQAFRLLDIQIPIRLSHQGSDLEQKVVATLASSSRFFEDPRGCEIIVRPFQDQQLLIEMFRNDRSRHLEILVPISSEEGFVETTVELFHQRFFQPLVELTQADLGSLDGSPVAARMRREVDQLLSDFIQAEQPSSDSEPQSDPM, encoded by the coding sequence ATGAACTGCACCCACAAGACCATCACGACGTTCGCGCCGCGTCTGATTTTGGACGGGGTGCTTCTTTTGATCGCATGTTTCGTTGTCGGTTGCGACAGCGAAACCGACATCTATCCGCCCGCCCCCTTTGAACACGTCGGAGAAGGATTCCCGGAGATCATTGCGCTGACTAGCGAACCGTTGGTGGACGACCAACCGGCATTCGACGAGTACTGGGAGCGAAGGTCTGCGGTTTTCGAAAAGGCACGAGACGAGACGATCCTGGCGGGGGCACCAGAAATCGAAAAGGATCTCTTCGACGCAGCGCACGATGAGAACTTCGCGTTGGCTCGTAAGCTGGCCGATCAGGTTCTACAAGAGAATCCCGATTCGCTTGTCGGTCTGTACGCGATGGCTCACGTGGAAGCCTACGCCGAAAACGACTTCGCCTACGCGCTCAATTCGATCCGCCGAGCGCGAGCTCAAGCCGAGGCGATGGGGCGACGCAACCCACGCGATCCAATCGGGCAGGAGTGGTACATCTGGATTCTCGCGACCGAGTGGCACATCCTGTTTTCGTTGGACCGGTCCGAAGAAGTCATCGCGGCGGCGGAGCGGATCGAACAAATCTATGCGCCGGTCCCTTGGATGAAAGACTTTTCGTTGATCAAGCTGGAACGCTTCGACGAGGCCCGCGCGGAGATCGCCAAGTATCGAGGATTGGGGACGTTCGACCTCGATGCCGACAATTCCGTGATGGTCATCGAAGACAAACTGAAGCGACGCGAGTCGAGCCTGGAGGCGGCGCGAGCGATGTGCCAACGGTTCCCCGAACGCCGCGTGCTGCAATACAACCTAGGTTTGGCCGCCATCTCCAACGCCAGTTTTGCTGAAGCGGAGCAAGCGTTTTTGGCCGCGGCCGCGGCGACCGATGACTCAGCCAGCACGACACCCTACGTTCCTTTGGCGGCATTGCTGGTTCAACAGGGACGTTTTCCCGAAGCGCTCGACGCACTCAAGCAAGCCCAGATCGATCGCGGCCAGCGCGAGCCCTATACGCTTCATAACGACGAGGCGAATACCAACTTGGCGATCGCGTCGGTCCTGCTCGCGTACAACGAAGCGGACCTGGCGTTGCGGTTCGCGCGTCGCGCCACCGAATCGCCCGATCGCGCCGGTTCGACCTCCATCAACGAACGGGAGCTACGGATTTCGGACGGCTTGGTCCTCTGGACGATCCAAAAATATGCACGCGAGGAATTGCAGGAGCAGTTGTCGATCGGCGCTGTGCCGTCGGGCGCCGCACTCGCTCAGCTAGCCAGCTTGCAAACCGCGCTGTGGCAGACAAAGCAGAAGTTTACAAGCGAACTGATCCACTCGCTGACCGTCGATCTGGTCCGTCCGCACCGGGCGGGCGGTATCGGTATCGAATCGCAGATCCTGTCGTGGCACCAATTCATGCTGTTGGATCTGATTCCGCTGGGCGTTTTGGAAGTCGCCCTCTCCGCCGCCGAAAAGGGAGAGACACCGGATTGGGTATCGCCCTATCAGCAAGCGATCCGAGCGGGCATCCGGATGCGGAAGCACGACGACGCCGAGGCGCTGCGACTGGCAACCGCTGCGCTCGAAAAATTACCGCCGCGCGCCGAAAAGGTCTTCCGTGGCTTCGTCGCTGCGATCGCGGGACAAGCCGCATGGCGGCTGGATCAACCCGACGAAGCGATCGGACACTGGAGCACCGCGATGCGCGACTTCCCGCAAGCGTTCCGATTGTTAGATATCCAGATCCCGATTCGGCTGAGCCACCAGGGTTCCGACCTGGAACAAAAAGTCGTCGCGACGTTGGCGTCATCGAGTCGCTTTTTTGAAGACCCTCGCGGTTGCGAAATCATTGTTCGCCCGTTTCAGGATCAACAGTTGTTGATCGAAATGTTTCGCAACGACCGCTCGAGGCATTTGGAAATATTGGTTCCGATCAGCAGCGAAGAAGGATTCGTCGAAACGACGGTCGAGCTGTTTCATCAGCGGTTCTTCCAGCCGCTTGTCGAATTAACACAGGCCGATCTGGGCTCGCTGGACGGATCGCCTGTCGCAGCTCGGATGCGAAGAGAAGTCGATCAACTGCTCTCCGACTTCATCCAGGCGGAACAACCGAGCAGCGATTCGGAGCCGCAAAGCGACCCGATGTGA